The Rhizoctonia solani chromosome 4, complete sequence genome contains a region encoding:
- a CDS encoding fatty acid elongase: MAPLADALLSVIPKQWHLPEYLVSYQAGVTPLSTPPVVVACLIGYLTTIFSLREVMRARDPMKLTVPFQIHNIYLTAGSGLLLLLMVEEIFPIWWKNGLFNAMCAETSWTPRLEFYYMINYYIKYIELADTVFLVLKKKPLAFLHVFHHAATALLCFTQLNGRTSVSWVPIVLNLTVHVFMYYYYWATAGGRKIWWKKYLTTMQITQFVIDLCAVYFASYSYFSATYWPFMPTLGTCSGTEGAALFGCALLTSYLFLFIDFYIRTYKAPVKGKAKSS; this comes from the exons ATGGCTCCGCTCGCCGACGCGCTGTTGTCTGTAATTCCCAAGCAATGGCATCTGCCAGAATACCTTGTGTCCTACCAGGCCGGTGTCACTCCGCTCTCGACTCCCCCCGTCGTCGTTGCATGCTTGATTGGCTATTTGACTACCATCTTCAGTCTGCGCGAGGTCATGCGTGCTCGTGATCCCATGAAGCTTACCGTTCCCTTCCAAATCCACAATATTTATCTCACTGCCGGTAGCGGTCTCCTCCTGCTCCTCATGGTCGAGGAGATCTTCCCTATCTGGTGGAAGAACGGCCTCTTCAATGCCATGTGCGCCGAGACCTCTTGGACTCCC AGGCTCGAATTTTATTATATGATCAACTATTATATCAAGTATATTGAGCTTGCCGACACGGTTTTCCTCGTCCTCAAGAAGAAGCCTCTTG CCTTCTTGCACGTCTTCCACCACGCTGCCACCGCTCTGCTCTGCTTTACTCAATTGAACGGCCGCACCAGTGTT TCATGGGTTCCGATCGTCCTCAACTTGACCGTTCACGTTTTCATGT ACTACTACTACTGGGCTACTGCTGGTGGACGTAAGATCTGG TGGAAGAAGTACCTCACCACCATGCAAATCACCCAGTTCGTCATTGACCTCTGCGCTGTCTACTTTGCCA GTTACTCGTACTTTAGCGCTACCTACTGGCCCTTCATGCCTACTCTGGGGACTTGCTCTGGAACCGAGGGTGCTGCGCTCTTTGGTTGTGCGCTCTTGACCAGCTACTTGTTCCTCTTTATCGACTTTTACATTCGCACCTACAAGGCACCTGTCAAGGGCAAGGC GAAATCCTCGTAA
- a CDS encoding ribosome assembly protein 4, with protein MATRLPPPKRVKLDNGVPIPAPEPEPSEPAPNIVDEDPTPYAFYVNAPIPNDSENTIRVLISNSIQTDVLQRPASTFTPEDIITVYCSPQAVFRVRPATRCSSTLSGHSSAILCAAFSPTGRMLATGSGDNNARLWDLDTETPSHTLSGHKGWVLCVEWEPTERKLATGGHDGQVRLWEPKTGKPIGDALKGHSKWVTSLSWEPAHINPSNPRLASSSKDGTVRVWNTTNRRLEYTIGGHTASVNVVRWGGGSGKGALYTASSDRTVKVWDPNGGRLLHTLKDHAHWVTTLALNTDFVLRTGPYDHTGKVSVSDEETKSRAHKRYDDVTSNTPELMISGSDDHTLFLWSVFGQHPSPVSNEASTKVKPLSRLTGHQRQIAHVAFSPDGRWAASGAWDSSVRLWEGRTGKYVATLRGHVGPVYRLTWSADSRLLVSASKDSTIKIWNLKTNKIGTDLPGHTDEVYCVDFVADKIVSGGKDCVVKIWKN; from the exons ATGGCAACACGATTACCTCCACCCAAGAGAGTGAAACTAGACAACGGTGTCCCTATTCCTGCCCCCGAGCCAGAGCCGTCAGAGCCAGCTCCTAATATTGTA GATGAGGATCCAACGCCATACGCATTTTATGTCAACGCACCAATACCAAACGATTCTGAGAACACCATCCGAGTACTGATATCCAATTCTATCCAAACTGATGTGCTTCAAAGACCAGCCAGTACATTCACCCCTGAGGACATCATTACTGTCTATTGCTCGCCTCAAGCCGTATTTCGTGTACGGCCTGCGACCCGGTGCTCATCTACTCTATCAG GTCACTCATCCGCTATTCTATGTGCTGCCTTTTCTCCGACTGGAAGAATGTTGGCGACTGGTTCTGGAGATAACAACGCACGACTCTGGGATCTGGACACTGAAACCCCGTCGCACACCCTCAGTGGTCATAAAGGATGGGTGTTATGTGTAGAGTGGGAGCCTACCGAGAGAAAGCTCGCCACAGGCGGTCATGATGGGCAG GTACGGTTGTGGGAACCTAAAACTGGGAAACCTATCGGAGATGCTCTCAAGGGACACTCCAAATGGGTGACATCGCTCTCTTGGGAGCCAGCACATAT TAACCCCTCGAACCCTCGGCTTGCATCTTCATCAAAGGATGGTACAGTCCGTGTTTGGAATACAACAAACCGACGTCTCGAGTACACTATTGGTGGTCACACAGCGAGTGTGAATGTCGTTCGATGGGGAGGTGGATCAGGAAAGGGGGCCCTATATACTGCGTCTAGCGATAGAACGGTGAAAGTATGGGACCCTAACGGT GGCCGACTGCTTCACACACTGAAGGACCACGCACACTGGGTAACGACTCTTGCGCTCAACACAGATTTTGTCCTTCGTACTGGCCCTTACGACCACACCGGAAAAGTATCAGTCTCAGATGAAGAAA CTAAATCTAGGGCTCATAAGCGTTACGACGACGTTACAAGCAATACCCCAGAGCTCATGATATCTGGGTCGGACGATCATACACTATTTCTCTGGTCTGTGTTCGGCCAGCATCCATCTCCTGTATCCAACGAAGCATCCACAAAAGTGAAACCCCTTTCTCGGCTGACTGGCCACCAGAGACAAATAGCCCACGTTGCATTTAGCCCCGATGGTCGCTGGGCTGCGAGTGGGGCATGGGACTCATCTGTCCGGCTTTGGGAAGGCCGGACGGGAAAATACGTAGCAACTCTCAGGGGGCATGTTGGCCCTGTATATCGACTCACCTGGTCAGCGGATTCAAGATTGTTGGTGAGCGCTAGTAAGGACAGCACCATCAAA ATATGGAACCTGAAGACCAATAAGATAGGAACAGACTTGCCAGGTCATACAGATGAAGTCTATTGTGTAGATTTCGTGGCGGATAAGATTGTTAGTGGTGGGAAGGATTGTGTTGTGAAAAT CTGGAAAAACTAG